The Parashewanella tropica genome window below encodes:
- a CDS encoding pilus assembly protein PilM, whose translation MFSNLWKRLTPQMVGIDIGAHEIKAVLLSKTTDGYKINSYAAVPVKKGAVSDHHILDEAAVIDALELVKRRLPKTVKIAAASVSGSAVLTKVIFMDANLSEEEMEAQIEIEADSLIPYPLDEVSIDFETLQTNPTDASKVNVLLSACRTENIDAKVDALNSVDLDAKVIDVEGYALGRAHELILGQLPDDAFDKSVMMVDMGANIMTFAVAKEGETIFTREQAFGGDQFTQSIQSFYGMSYDEAEKAKVTGELPRDYMYEVLSPFQAQLLQQIKKSIQVFCANTNIDNVDYIVLSGGTAKLEGMANLITNELGVHAVIANPLEGNVTASEKDEPVLKNHISKYMVACGLALRSYTPWRT comes from the coding sequence ATGTTTTCAAACTTATGGAAGCGTTTAACTCCACAAATGGTCGGGATTGATATTGGTGCTCATGAAATCAAGGCCGTTTTGTTGAGCAAAACCACGGATGGTTACAAAATAAATAGCTATGCTGCCGTTCCTGTTAAAAAGGGAGCGGTAAGTGATCATCATATTCTTGATGAGGCTGCAGTGATCGATGCGCTGGAGTTAGTTAAACGTCGTTTGCCTAAAACCGTAAAAATAGCCGCTGCTTCTGTTTCCGGTTCGGCCGTATTGACCAAAGTGATTTTTATGGATGCGAACCTGAGCGAAGAAGAAATGGAAGCTCAGATTGAAATTGAAGCCGACAGTTTGATCCCTTATCCCTTAGATGAAGTCAGTATTGATTTCGAAACTCTGCAAACAAACCCAACCGATGCTAGTAAAGTCAATGTGTTACTCAGTGCCTGTCGCACCGAAAATATTGATGCCAAAGTCGATGCCCTAAATAGCGTGGATTTAGACGCTAAAGTGATCGATGTAGAAGGATATGCGTTGGGGCGTGCTCACGAATTAATATTAGGTCAACTTCCCGACGATGCCTTTGATAAATCTGTAATGATGGTTGATATGGGGGCAAATATCATGACTTTTGCCGTAGCCAAAGAAGGGGAGACCATATTTACCCGTGAACAGGCGTTTGGCGGGGATCAATTTACTCAGTCAATTCAGTCGTTTTATGGCATGAGTTACGATGAAGCTGAAAAGGCAAAAGTCACAGGTGAGTTACCCAGAGACTATATGTATGAGGTGCTTTCGCCATTTCAGGCGCAACTGTTACAGCAAATCAAAAAATCGATTCAAGTGTTTTGTGCAAATACCAACATCGATAACGTCGACTATATTGTGTTATCAGGGGGCACTGCCAAATTAGAAGGAATGGCAAATTTGATCACCAACGAGTTAGGCGTTCACGCGGTAATTGCAAATCCTTTAGAAGGTAATGTTACTGCCAGCGAAAAGGATGAACCAGTACTGAAAAATCATATCAGCAAATATATGGTTGCGTGTGGTTTAGCTTTGAGGAGTTATACCCCGTGGCGAACATAA
- a CDS encoding PilN domain-containing protein encodes MANINLLPWREEAREKKKRDYMGVLGLVFIATCAVVYLGLMYIDYLKAEQRDRNAYLQSEIQLLEGQIKEIQGINLRKQDIERRTDIILDLQQARNLPTHVLDEMVRVTPAGIYLSTIEKKGDLLWIEGRSESNNHVSNMMRKIEISKWLHDASTKEITTKDVETRQFQYFNMRAIIAEDPVNGTELDLGEKR; translated from the coding sequence GTGGCGAACATAAACCTACTTCCATGGCGTGAAGAAGCCAGAGAAAAGAAAAAGCGCGACTATATGGGCGTGTTAGGTTTGGTTTTTATTGCAACGTGTGCCGTGGTGTATTTGGGTTTGATGTATATCGATTATTTAAAGGCTGAGCAACGAGATCGTAATGCCTACTTGCAGTCAGAAATTCAGTTACTTGAAGGCCAGATCAAAGAAATCCAAGGGATCAACCTTCGTAAACAAGACATTGAACGCCGTACCGATATTATTTTGGATTTACAGCAAGCCAGAAACCTTCCTACTCATGTTTTAGATGAAATGGTTCGTGTCACTCCAGCAGGTATTTATTTATCTACCATAGAAAAAAAGGGCGATTTATTGTGGATTGAAGGTCGCAGTGAATCTAATAATCATGTATCAAACATGATGCGCAAAATTGAGATTTCAAAATGGCTGCATGATGCCAGTACCAAAGAAATTACCACAAAAGACGTAGAAACAAGACAGTTCCAGTATTTCAATATGAGGGCGATCATTGCAGAAGATCCTGTAAATGGAACGGAACTTGATCTAGGAGAAAAAAGATGA
- a CDS encoding type 4a pilus biogenesis protein PilO, giving the protein MNLDQFNDLDLENIGIWPKEVKIVFGGLLSVIVLVFSYYFIVSDELNSLSRMQDKEQELRESFKLKYQMASNLKLYREQLTQLEDQFSELLKMLPSQNEMPGLLDDLTFVATDAGLKINRINWEQEIPKDFYLEFPINLSVKGDYHEIGSMVSSVAKLPRIVSLHDFVIKQAPDGQLEMDILAKTYRFKNAKEQEKSKGSKK; this is encoded by the coding sequence ATGAACCTAGATCAATTCAATGACCTCGATTTAGAAAATATTGGTATCTGGCCCAAAGAAGTCAAAATTGTCTTTGGTGGACTTTTGTCCGTAATTGTACTGGTTTTTAGCTATTACTTTATCGTATCGGATGAGCTTAACTCTCTGAGTCGAATGCAAGATAAAGAACAGGAACTGCGTGAGTCATTTAAACTGAAATATCAAATGGCCTCGAACTTAAAATTGTATCGTGAGCAATTAACTCAGTTGGAAGATCAGTTCTCTGAACTGTTAAAGATGTTGCCGTCACAAAATGAAATGCCTGGATTACTCGATGATTTAACCTTTGTGGCGACGGATGCAGGTTTAAAAATCAATCGGATCAATTGGGAGCAAGAGATCCCAAAGGACTTTTATTTAGAGTTTCCGATCAATTTATCCGTTAAAGGCGACTACCATGAAATCGGTTCCATGGTAAGCAGTGTCGCTAAGCTTCCCCGTATTGTGAGCTTACATGATTTTGTCATAAAGCAAGCTCCTGATGGCCAATTAGAAATGGACATTTTGGCCAAAACATACCGCTTTAAAAATGCCAAAGAGCAAGAAAAAAGCAAAGGGAGCAAAAAATGA
- a CDS encoding pilus assembly protein PilP, which translates to MKRLILLTAFFALTGCSKDRTDLELFVTTTKAQHVAHIPAIKEAPKFEHFAYHAELLRSPFSPPSRELTEEVIDSSKNCLQPDLARRKSRLETYALDNLKMRGSITQDGRIWALIETSDGSIYRSGTGQFLGLYHGQIVRILDNRIDIIELIPDGSGCWTERISAMELTSE; encoded by the coding sequence ATGAAGCGACTGATATTGCTGACGGCCTTTTTTGCTTTAACCGGTTGTTCAAAAGATCGCACCGATCTTGAGTTGTTTGTGACCACAACTAAAGCTCAGCATGTGGCTCACATCCCAGCGATAAAAGAAGCGCCTAAATTTGAACACTTTGCGTATCACGCAGAATTACTTCGAAGCCCTTTTTCTCCGCCATCTCGAGAATTAACTGAAGAAGTAATCGACTCGAGTAAAAATTGTCTGCAACCTGACTTGGCAAGAAGAAAAAGTCGATTGGAAACTTATGCATTGGACAACTTGAAGATGCGAGGATCGATCACTCAAGATGGCCGGATATGGGCGTTAATAGAAACCAGTGATGGCAGTATTTACCGTTCAGGAACTGGGCAATTTTTAGGTTTGTACCATGGGCAAATCGTAAGAATATTAGATAACAGAATTGATATTATTGAGTTGATTCCTGACGGATCAGGATGTTGGACTGAGCGTATTAGTGCCATGGAGTTGACCAGTGAGTAG
- a CDS encoding type IV pilus secretin PilQ, whose amino-acid sequence MDFTIINRILNLKSFRLNVWIGLFSLLAMIPQAMSANRLLDVQYHAVVDHQLEIEFLFENDIAVPTSDMKANPAKLELHFADSVSDLGKDSILIDKVGVDGLQVEQQGSSLHLTLAMEQVLPYQGRVIGNRYRLTVNDAVQKSDQNQQTTQSFVNSIKNIDFKRSQSGGSELIVEFNNRSIAVDIEQVGAKLEVKFFNTEINDDLLYIVDVNDFDTPIKSFETFRDDLISRVMVDVDGEYEYRYNQEGNTLRLNVDKVVREAAIKKEKTYSGKAFTLNFQNISVRTALQIIADMNQFNLIVSDTVEGDITLRLDQVPWDQALDLILQTKGLGKRIEGNILMVAPAEELAIRESQQLKNKQEVEKLAPLFSEYIQINYAKAINIASLLKNEDSSLLTKRGSVAVDERTNTLLVKDTADTIESVHRLVKIIDVPIRQVEIEARVVTVRDNVAEDLGVRWGFSDQQGRDGTSGSLEGANAIANGRIPSLSDRLNVNLPARNDNAAGIAFHVAKLADGTLLDLELSALEQEDKAEIVASPRLTVSNQQKGYISQGIEIPFVQATSSGATSVTFKPAVLLLEVVPQITPDNRVILDLKITQDSRGETVPTAVGDAVSIDTQRIGTQALVKNGDTIVLGGIYQRNLINNVSKVPILGDIPYLGYLFRNTQEKNERRELLIFVTPKIVTYQL is encoded by the coding sequence ATGGATTTTACAATCATTAACCGTATTTTAAACCTGAAGAGCTTCAGACTGAATGTCTGGATCGGGTTGTTTTCCTTGTTGGCTATGATCCCTCAAGCCATGAGTGCCAATCGTTTATTGGATGTCCAATATCATGCCGTTGTGGATCATCAATTAGAAATTGAATTTTTATTTGAAAATGATATTGCGGTACCGACTTCAGATATGAAAGCCAATCCGGCTAAGCTAGAGTTACATTTCGCCGACAGTGTTTCTGATCTTGGTAAAGATTCCATCCTAATTGATAAAGTCGGTGTTGATGGCCTACAAGTCGAACAACAAGGTTCAAGCTTGCATTTGACTTTAGCTATGGAACAAGTTTTACCTTATCAAGGCCGAGTGATAGGAAACCGCTATCGATTGACGGTGAATGATGCTGTGCAAAAAAGCGATCAAAATCAGCAAACGACACAATCCTTTGTTAATAGCATTAAGAATATCGATTTTAAGCGCTCTCAATCTGGTGGCAGTGAACTTATCGTTGAGTTTAACAACCGTTCTATTGCAGTTGATATTGAGCAAGTCGGTGCCAAGTTAGAAGTTAAGTTTTTTAATACTGAGATCAATGATGACTTACTGTATATCGTTGATGTGAATGATTTTGATACCCCGATAAAAAGTTTTGAGACTTTTCGTGACGACTTGATCTCCCGCGTTATGGTGGATGTGGATGGCGAGTATGAGTACCGCTACAACCAAGAAGGCAATACGTTAAGGCTGAATGTGGATAAGGTGGTTCGCGAAGCAGCCATAAAAAAAGAAAAAACGTATTCAGGCAAAGCCTTTACTCTAAATTTCCAAAACATTTCAGTTCGAACTGCGCTACAAATTATTGCAGACATGAATCAGTTTAACTTGATTGTATCTGACACAGTAGAAGGCGATATTACGCTGAGATTAGATCAAGTGCCTTGGGATCAAGCCTTAGATCTGATTTTGCAAACCAAAGGCTTAGGTAAGCGCATCGAAGGTAATATTTTGATGGTTGCGCCAGCGGAAGAGCTCGCTATTCGAGAGTCACAGCAGCTGAAAAATAAGCAAGAAGTCGAAAAGCTTGCGCCGCTGTTCTCTGAATATATTCAAATTAATTACGCCAAAGCAATTAATATTGCCAGCTTACTGAAAAATGAAGATTCGAGTTTGCTGACTAAGCGTGGCTCAGTAGCCGTTGATGAACGTACGAATACTTTGTTGGTGAAAGACACTGCGGACACCATTGAGAGTGTTCACCGCTTAGTTAAGATTATTGATGTGCCTATTCGCCAAGTGGAAATCGAGGCGCGTGTGGTTACCGTAAGAGACAATGTGGCCGAAGATCTTGGGGTACGATGGGGCTTTAGTGATCAACAAGGTCGAGATGGTACTTCAGGTTCTTTGGAAGGAGCGAATGCCATTGCGAATGGCCGAATCCCATCTTTGTCGGATCGATTAAATGTAAACTTACCCGCTCGAAATGATAATGCTGCCGGTATCGCTTTCCATGTAGCAAAACTGGCTGATGGTACCTTATTAGATCTTGAGTTAAGTGCGTTAGAGCAAGAGGATAAGGCTGAAATTGTGGCTAGCCCTCGATTAACGGTATCGAATCAGCAAAAGGGTTATATTTCACAGGGTATTGAAATTCCGTTTGTACAAGCAACATCAAGCGGGGCTACGTCGGTAACCTTTAAGCCAGCAGTCCTTCTTTTAGAGGTAGTCCCACAAATTACACCTGATAATCGAGTCATATTGGATTTAAAAATCACTCAAGACTCTCGAGGTGAAACCGTTCCAACAGCAGTTGGTGATGCTGTTTCTATCGACACCCAACGTATCGGTACTCAAGCGTTAGTTAAAAATGGTGACACGATTGTGTTAGGTGGTATTTATCAACGCAATCTTATTAACAATGTTAGCAAAGTGCCAATTTTGGGTGATATTCCGTATCTTGGGTACTTATTTAGAAACACTCAAGAAAAAAATGAACGACGCGAATTACTGATTTTTGTCACGCCTAAAATCGTTACTTACCAGTTATAA
- the aroK gene encoding shikimate kinase AroK: MAEKRNIFLIGPMGAGKSTIGRHLAQMLHLEFHDSDQEIEHRTGADIAWVFDVEGEEGFRLRETKVISDLSEKQGIVLATGGGSIESKDIRNYLSARGFVVYLETTIDKQVARTQRDKRRPLLQVDDPREVLETLAETRNPLYEEIADVVVKTDDQSAKVVANQIIEKLGF, from the coding sequence ATGGCTGAAAAACGTAATATTTTTCTTATTGGCCCAATGGGCGCAGGTAAAAGTACTATCGGTCGCCATTTGGCGCAGATGCTACATTTAGAATTCCATGATTCCGACCAAGAGATTGAACACCGTACAGGTGCGGACATTGCATGGGTGTTTGATGTTGAAGGCGAGGAAGGTTTCCGTCTTCGCGAAACTAAAGTGATTTCAGATCTTTCTGAAAAGCAAGGTATCGTATTGGCCACTGGGGGTGGTTCAATCGAAAGTAAAGATATCCGTAACTACCTTTCTGCTCGTGGTTTTGTGGTATATCTTGAAACGACTATCGACAAGCAAGTTGCTCGCACACAGCGCGATAAGCGTCGTCCTTTACTGCAAGTGGATGATCCACGTGAAGTATTGGAAACGTTAGCTGAAACTCGTAATCCTCTTTATGAAGAGATTGCAGACGTCGTTGTTAAAACTGACGATCAAAGTGCAAAAGTAGTTGCAAACCAAATTATTGAAAAATTAGGTTTTTAA
- the aroB gene encoding 3-dehydroquinate synthase, with protein sequence MESILVQLDSRSYSIFIDQQVFANASNNTQIINEFKALAQDKKLLIVTNDTVAPLYLEQTKTLCQQSNASHIEVVVLPDGEQFKDMTHLNRIFDALLEKQYARDCMLMALGGGVIGDMTGFAAACYQRGVDFIQIPTTLLAQVDSSVGGKTAVNHTLGKNMIGSFHQPKLVLINTDFLNTLPDREFAAGMAEVIKYGLLWDQSFFEWLELNQEALKAKQPQVLIQAIKRCCEIKAEIVAQDETERGCRALLNLGHTFGHAIETGLGYGNWLHGEAVAAGMVMAFQTSQEMGWVSQQVVDRVTALISAFGLPTTKPEDFSGETMLALMQRDKKVQDGQLRLILPQAIGNTVVTSQAPQSVLSKVLSV encoded by the coding sequence ATGGAAAGTATTCTCGTTCAACTTGATAGCCGTAGTTATTCGATATTTATTGATCAGCAGGTGTTTGCAAACGCCTCGAACAATACTCAGATCATCAATGAGTTCAAAGCTCTGGCGCAGGACAAAAAGTTATTGATTGTAACCAATGATACAGTCGCGCCTTTATACCTTGAGCAAACAAAAACCTTATGCCAACAAAGTAATGCAAGTCATATTGAAGTTGTCGTTTTACCCGATGGCGAGCAATTTAAGGATATGACACACCTCAATCGCATATTTGATGCTTTGCTTGAAAAGCAATACGCTCGTGATTGTATGCTGATGGCCTTAGGTGGTGGTGTTATTGGTGATATGACGGGATTTGCTGCTGCGTGCTATCAACGTGGTGTCGATTTTATTCAAATTCCAACGACCTTATTGGCACAAGTAGATTCATCGGTGGGTGGTAAAACAGCCGTTAATCATACGCTGGGTAAAAACATGATTGGTAGTTTTCATCAGCCAAAATTAGTGCTAATTAATACTGATTTCTTAAATACTTTACCAGATAGAGAGTTTGCGGCCGGAATGGCTGAGGTGATCAAGTATGGTTTATTATGGGATCAAAGCTTCTTTGAATGGTTAGAGCTCAATCAGGAAGCACTCAAGGCTAAGCAGCCGCAAGTGTTAATTCAAGCGATTAAACGCTGCTGTGAAATTAAAGCAGAAATCGTCGCGCAAGATGAAACTGAGCGAGGTTGCCGTGCGTTATTAAACCTAGGTCATACCTTTGGTCATGCCATTGAAACCGGTTTAGGCTATGGAAACTGGTTGCATGGAGAAGCTGTGGCAGCGGGTATGGTGATGGCTTTTCAAACGTCTCAAGAAATGGGATGGGTTTCCCAGCAAGTCGTTGATCGTGTTACGGCTTTAATTTCAGCGTTTGGATTGCCGACAACGAAACCTGAAGATTTTAGTGGCGAAACAATGCTTGCTTTGATGCAACGAGATAAAAAAGTACAAGATGGTCAGCTGCGGCTCATTTTACCTCAAGCAATCGGTAATACTGTGGTGACTTCGCAAGCTCCACAATCAGTGTTATCAAAAGTACTCAGTGTCTAG